A stretch of DNA from Kangiella sediminilitoris:
CGCATGATATTACTCCTCAACACTAACCATGTAGTAAACTTTGTTTACCATACCGCGAGTTGAAGGAGTATCTTCAACCTCTACCGTATGACCGATGCGACGCAAACCTAGACCGCGCAAACAAGCCTTGTGAGCTTCCAAGCGGCTAATGCTAGAACGCGTCTGCGTTACTTTCATCATTTTCTTTGCCATCGTCTTAGTCCAAAATCTCTTCTACTGATTTACCACGCTTGGCAGCCATTGATTCTGGCGAAGTCATTTGGGTCAAACCATTAATCGTTGCACGAACGATATTAATTGGGTTTGTAGAACCAACACTCTTTGCCAAGACGTTTTGGATACCTAGCACCTCAAAAACAGCACGCATCGCACCACCAGCAATGATACCGGTACCTTCTGATGCTGGCTGCATGTAAACTTTTGATGCGCCATGACGGGCATTAATTGGATGTTGTAAAGTGTGACCGTCTTTCAACTCAACCTGGATCATGTTACGACGAGCTTGCTCCATAGCTTTTTGAATTGCTACAGGCACCTCTTTCGATTTACCACGACCGAAGCCCACTTTACCCTTACCGTCGCCGACAACAGTTAAAGCTGTGAAACCGAAAATACGACCACCCTTAACTACTTTAGCAACGCGGTTTACGTTGACTAACTTTTCAACTAAACCTTCTTGGTTATTCATATCTTTTGCCATGCTTCACACCTTAGAACTGTAAGCCTTTTTCACGAGCGGCGTCAGCTAATGCTGCCACACGTCCGTGATATTTGAATCCACTGCGGTCGAAAGCTACTTGCTTTACACCCGCTTCGATAGCGCGCTCAGCAACCAAAGTACCTACCTGCTTAGCAGCGTCGAGGTTACCTGTATACTTAACGTCACCACGAACGGCCTTTTCCACAGTCGAAGCACTTGCGATTATATTACCGTTCTCACCGCTGATTACTTGAGCGTAAATGTGGCGAGGGGTTCTATTCACAACTAGGCGCGTTACACCTAGCTCATGCATTTTTGCGCGACTTTTAGACGCACGACGCAAACGTTGAATTTTCTTTTTCATGACCCTGCCCTACTATTTCTTCTTGGCTTCTTTGCGAACAATGTATTCGTCTTCATAACGGACACCTTTACCTTTATAAGGTTCAGGTGGACGGTAACCACGAATGTTTGCCGCAACTTGACCGACGATTTGCTTGCTCGGACCCTTAACGATTAGATCCGTTTGCGAAGGAGCTTCGATAGTAACGCCTTCTGGGATCTCAAATTCGATTGGGTGAGAAAAGCCCAGGGTTAGGTTCAATTTCTTACCTTGAACCTGTGCACGATAACCAACACCGATAAGTTTTAGTTTCTTTTCAAAACCTTCAGTAACACCAGTTACCATGTTGTTGACCAATGCACGGTATGTACCCGCCATTGCCCAGTTTTTAGCATCGTCTTTAGGCGCGAAGTTTACTTCGCCGTCTTCAACTTTAACTTCTACATCGTTATGTAGTTGTTCTTCAAGCTGACCTTTAGAACCTTTAACACTGATCACGCCATCTTTGATGTTGATTTCAACACCTGAAGGGATAGATACAGTGGCTTTTGCTACACGTGACATCTTTACTCTCCCCTTACGCTACAGTGCAGATGATCTCACCGCCGTGTCCTGCTTTACGCGCAGCACGGTCAGTCATCACACCTTGAGACGTTGAAACGACAGCAATACCAAGACCGCCGATAACTTTTGGAAGTTCATCAACTTTCTTGTATATACGTAGGCCTGGACGGCTTACACGCTTCAATTCGTCAATTACAGGACGACCTTGGTAGTATCTCAACTCAACAGTCATAGTTGGGATAGCACCTTCTTCTACGCTGTAACCATTGATGAAACCTTCGTTTACCAATACTTCAGCGATCGCTTTTTTAATTTTTGACGCAGGTATTTCGACAGTCTTCTTCGCAGCAGTCTGGCCGTTACGAATACGAGTCAACATATCTGCTATAGGATCTTGCATACTCATGTGTGATTCTCCAACAGCTTACCAGCTAGCTTTTACCAGACCAGGAACGTCACCTTTCATTGCATGCTGACGTAATTTGTTACGACACATACCGAACTTACGAAGGTAACCGTGTGGACGACCAGTTACGCGACAACGGTTACGTTGACGAACTGGATTCGCGTTACGTGGAAGCTTTTGCAGTTTCACCTGAGCTTCCCAAACGTCTTCTTCTGAAGAGTTAGGGTTCTTGATGATTGCTTTTAGCTCTGCGCGTTTTGCAGCGTACTTTTCTACAGTCTTTGCACGCTTCAATTCACGCTCGATCATTGATTTTTTAGCCATAGCGTGCCTCTTATGATTTCAATGGGAAGTTAAACGCGTCTAATAGTGCGCGACCTTCCTCATTGCTGTTTGCCGTAGTGGTGATTGTAATGTCCATACCACGAACCTTATCGACCTTGTCATAATCAATTTCTGGGAAAATGATTTGCTCTTTGATACCTACTGAGTAGTTACCACGGCCGTCAAAAGATTTAGGGTTCAAACCACGGAAGTCACGAATACGTGGAACCGCGATTGAGATAAATCTTTCTAAGAATTCCCACATACGCTCGCCACGAAGAGTCACTTTACAGCCAATTGGGTAGCCATCACGAATTTTAAAGCCCGCAACTGATTTGCGTGCTTTAGTGATGATAGGCTTTTGGCCTGAGATAGCAGTCATATCACTTACTGCGTGCTCAAGGATCTTCTTGTCCGCAAGAGCTTCACCCAGACCCATGTTCAATGTGATCTTGGTAATGCGTGGGACTTGCATAACTGATTTGTACTCAAACTTCTCTTGAAGCTGCTGTACAACAGTATCTTTGTAAAAGTTGTGCAGTTTCGCCATCATTTATTACCTAAATGTTAACAGTTAAATCGCTTCGCCAGTTTTCTTGAAGAAGCGTGTTTTCTTACCGTCTTCAACCTTAAAGCCAACACGATCAGCTTTACCTGTTGAAGGGTTGTAAATAGCTACATTAGAAGCTTCAAACGCAGCCTCTTTCTCGACAATTCCACCTTCGTTGATAGAACCATCTGGATTTTGGCTTGGCTTTGTGTGCTTCTTGATGATATTGACGCCACTCACAATCACGCGACCATCAGCAAGAACGCGGTCAACATTACCACGTTTGCCTTTGTCTTTTCCCGCGATTACGATGACTTCGTCGCCGCTTTTAATCTTTTGCATGATTCTCGTCTCTCTTAAAGTACTTCTGGTGCCAAAGACACGATCTTCATGAACTTGTCACCACGTAGTTCACGTGTAACAGGCCCAAAGATACGAGTACCAATCGGCTGTAGGTTGTTATTCAAAATAACAGCTGCGTTACCGTCAAACTTGATCAGAGATCCGTCTGGACGACGAACACCTTTACGAGTACGAACTACAACTGCGTTTAGAACGTCACCTTTTTTAACCTTACCGCGTGGGATCGCTTCTTTTACGCTCACTTTGATGATGTCACCAATGTTAGCGTAACGACGATGCGAACCACCCAGTACCTTAATACACATTACACGACGAGCACCTGAATTATCGGCTACGTCTAGTACTGATTGCATCTGGATCATGGTTTTCTCCGCTTAATCCCGCGCTAAAAGGCGCAGGAGTATACCATTAAATTACTAAAAATCCTAACCCCGAGGCGAAATTAATCACTTCAGGGTTAACTATGGTTCAATTAGCTAGCGCTCTCAACTATCTCAACCAGCTTAAAAGACTTGGTTTTTGATAGTGGACGACACTCAGCAATTCTCACCACATCACCCAATTTGCACTCGTTAGCTTCGTCATGAGCGTGAACTTTTGTCGAACGCTTAATGAACTTACCGTATAAAGGGTGTTTCACATAACGCTCAACTAGTACAGTGATGGATTTATCCATTTTGTCGCTGACGACTTTGCCCTGTAATGTGCGTTGAATTGTTTCAGTGCTCATTATGAACCTGCCTTTTGGTTGATAATGGTTTTAACACGGGCGATGTCGCGACGTACTTCACGCAACTTGTGTGTTTCAGTCACTTGGCCCGTAGCCTTTTCCATACGTAACTTGAATTGATCTTGCAAAAGCTCATTCAAAGTTACGTTGAGCTCTTCAACGCTCTTATCTTTCAATTCTGTCGCTTTCATTAGATCACCGTCCGCTTAACAAAGGTTGTTTTGAAAGGAAGCTTAGCCGCTGCTAGCGTAAACGCTTCTCGTGCTAGCTCTTCAGAAACACCTTCCACTTCATATAACATGCGACCTGGCTGAATCTGAGCAACCCAATATTCAACACTACCTTTACCTTTACCCATACGAACTTCTAAAGGCTTTTTAGTGATTGGCTTGTCAGGGAATACACGAATGTACACTTTACCAGCACGCTTCATGTGACGAGTCATAGCACGACGAGCCGCCTCAATTTGGCGAGCAGTCATACGACCACGACCCACAGCTTTCAAACCGTATTCACCAAAGCTAACGTTATGAGCTTTCGAACCACGGTTACGTAATTTATGCTGCTTACGATATTTCGTTCTTTTTGGCAATAACATAATACTTACCCCTATTTTTTCGCTTTAGGAGCAGGTTTTCTGCGGCGAGGTTTCTTCTCTTCTTTAGGCTCTTCAATTTCTTGACCCGGAAGAACTTCACCTTTGAAAATCCATACTTTAATGCCGATGATACCGTAAGTAGTATTCGCTTCAGATGTAGCATAATCGATGTTCGCACGAAGCGTATGCAAAGGTACACGACCTTCACGGTACCACTCAGTACGAGCAATCTCAGCACCACCTAAACGACCACTTACTTCAATCTTGATACCTTCTGCACCAAGACGCATCGCGTTTTGAACGGCACGCTTCATTGCACGACGGAACATCACACGACGCTCCAGCTGCTGTGCAACGTTATCAGCGACCAACTGACCATCAAGCTCTGGCTTACGCACTTGCTCAACAGACACCTGAGCTGTAACACCAGCCATGTTGGCAATCTTGCCACGCAATTTTTCGATATCTTCACCTTTCTTACCGATAACGATACCAGGACGCGCTGTGTGAATAGTCACACGGATCGCTTTCGCTGGACGCTCGATTTCTACGCGAGATACTGAAGCGTGTTTCAATTCTTTTAACAACCAGTTACGGATGTTGATATCACTTTCCAAGTTATCCGCAAAATCGCCGCGCTCAGCATACCAAGTTGCAGTATGCTTTTTTACGATACCTAAGCGGATACCGGTAGGATGAACTTTTTGACCCATTACCTTCTCCTAGTTATCCGATACTTTAACGGTGACGTGGCTATTACGCTTTAAGATGCGGTCGCCACGACCTTTCGCGCGCGGACGCATACGCTTTGCTGTCGCCGCTTCATCAACGAAGATAGTTGAAACTTTCAACTCGTCGATATCAGCACCTTCATTATGCTCAGCATTTGCAATCGCAGACTCAAGAACTTTCTTGATAATACGAGCCGCTTTCTTTGGGCTGAATTCAAGAGTGTTCAACGCTTTTTCTACTGGTAAGCCACGAATTTGATCGGCGACAAGACGCATCTTCTGTGCCGAGATGGTGGCATTACGCAATTTAGCTGCTACTTCCATCTTTCACTCCTCGCCTTATCGTTTCTTGGCTTTCTTATCAACATCGTGACCATGATAGGTACGAGTTAATACAAACTCACCTAACTTGTGGCCAACCATGTCTTCAGAAACAAAGACAGGTACGTGTTGACGACCATTGTGAACGGCAATCGTCAGACCAACCATTTCTGGAAAAACGGTTGAACGACGAGACCATGTTTTAATTGGTTTCTTAGAACCAGAGGCCGCAGCTTCTTCAACCTTCTTTAATAAGTGAAGGTCAATGAATGGGCCTTTCTTTAACGAACGTGCCACTGTGCTATCCTCTATCGTTTATTACGGCGACGGACAATTAGCTTGTCTGTGCGCTTGTTGCTACGAGTTTTCTTACCTTTAGTAGGCGTACCCCATGGAGACACAGGATGACGACCACCAGAGGTACGTCCTTCACCACCACCATGTGGGTGGTCAACTGGGTTCATAGCGACACCACGAACCGTTGGGCGAACACCACGCCAACGTTTGGCACCAGCTTTACCCAAACTACGTAGCATGTGCTCTGAATTACCTACCTGACCAATAGTAGCGCGACCTTCAGACAACACTTTACGTGTTTCACCTGAACGCAGACGCAAGGTCACATAGCTGCCTTCACGTGCAACGATCTGAGCATAAGCACCAGCACTACGAGCCATTTGCGCACCCTTGCCTGGCTTAAGTTCAATGTTATGAACTGTTGTACCAACAGGGATGTTACGCATTGGTAACGCGTTACCGACACGAATCGGAGCACGCTCACCAGAAACGATAGTATCACCAGCTTTTATGTTACGAGGAGCAATGATGTAACGACGCTCACCGTCTGCATAGCAGATTAGTGCGATGTGTGCACTACGGTTTGGATCGTACTCAAGGCGCTCAACCTTACCAGCGATATTATCTTTGTTACGCTTAAAGTCGATAACACGGTAATGTTGCTTATGACCACCACCGATGTGACGAGTCGTGATACGACCGTCATTGTTACGACCACCTGATTTTGATTTCTTCTCTAATAAAGCCGCATGAGGTTTACCCTTATGCAGGTCAGAATTCACCACTTTAACGACAAAGCGGCGTCCTGGAGAAGTTGGTTTAGCTTTTTCAATTGCCATTACTAATCTCCTTGTTACTCGCCGCCTACGAAGTCAAGGTCTTGACCAGGCTTCAATGAGACGTAAGCTTTTTTCCAGTTAGGACGACGGCCTTCTTGTAGACCAAAACGCTTACGTTTACCTTTCATGTTCAAAGTACGAACGCTTTCAACTTCAACTTCGAACAAAGTCTCTACAGCTTTCTTGATTTCACGCTTGTTAGCGTCTTTAGCTACTTTGAAAACGAATTGGTTGTCGTTTTCAGCCAAAATCGTCGCTTTTTCAGAAACGTGAGGCGCTAGAAGAACTTTTAAGATTCTCTCTTGGTTCATCCCAACATCTCCTCTACTTTCTTAACAGCCGCGACAGTCATCACAACCTTGTCAAAACCAATTAGGCTAACAGGGTCTAATGCTTGAACGTCACGAACGTCAACTTTATGTAAGTTGCGAGACGCCAAGAATAGGTTTTCGTCAACTTCATCAGTAACGATTAACGCTTCTTTAGCATCAAGCTCTTTCAATTTGCCAACCAGCTCTTTTGTTTTTGGAGCTGAAACTGCAAATTCTTCTACTACAATCAAGCGCTCTTGACGAACCAATTCACTAAGAATGCTTTGGATCGCACCGCGGTACATTTTGCGGTTTACTTTTTGAGTGTAGTCTTGTGGTTGCGCAGCGAAAGTTACACCACCTTTGCGCCATAATGGGCTACGGATAGTACCAGCACGGGCACGACCTGTACCTTTTTGACGCCATGGTTTTTTACCACCACCGCTTACAGCGCTACGGTTCTTCTGTGCACGAGTTCCGGCACGAGCAGCTGCCATGTAAGCAACTACTACTTGGTGAACTAATGACTCGTTAAATTCACGGCCAAAAGCTACTTCAGAAACCTTTATTGCGCCGCCAGATGTCAAACTAAGTTCCATAGTCAACTCCTCTTGGCCTAGGCTTTCTCAGCAGGATGTACGATTACATCACCGCCAGTAGCGCCTGGGACGGCACCTTTGATTAACAACAAATTGCGCTCAGCATCAACACGTACAACTTCTAAAGTTTGTACTGTTACGCGCTCAGCACCCATGTGGCCTGACATTTTCTTGCCTTTAAATACACGACCTGGTGTTTGGTTTTGACCAATTGAACCAGGAGCACGGTGTGCTAATGAGTTACCGTGTGTACTATCTTGACCACGGAAGTTCCAACGTTTGATCGCGCCAGCGTAACCTTTACCTTTAGAGGTACCAGTTACGTCAACTTTTTGACCTTCTTCGAAAACTTCAACTTTGACTTCACCGCCAACTTCGAAACCTTCCAAAGAGTCCACACGGAACTCCCACAAACCGCGACCAGCTTCAACGTTAGCTTTTTTAAAGTGACCAGCTTCTGCTTTACTGATACGGTTTGCCTTACGGCTTCCTGTAGTGACTTGAACCGCTTCATAACCGTCAACATCAGCTGTCTTAAGCTGAGTGATGCGATTTGGGTCGGCTTCTACTACGGTAACCGGGATAGACACGCCGTCTTCAGTGAAGACACGAGTCATACCTCGTTTTATACCTACTATTCCGATAGCCATGTTTTAAACCTCAACCGAAATGGTTATAACCTTGCTACTGATGTCTGCCTTAAGACAGGCTAATTTGAACATCAACACCAGCTGCCAAATCCAACTTCATCAAAGCGTCAACAGTTTTTTCTGTTGGCTCGATGATGTCCACTAAACGCTTGTGCGTACGAATTTCATACTGATCACGCGCATCTTTGTTGACGTGTGGTGACGTCAAGATGGTGTAACGCTCTTTACGTGTTGGTAAAGGGATAGGACCTTTTACCTGAGCACCAGTACGCTTAGCGGTGTTTACGATCTCTGAAGTCGATAAGTCAATCAACTTGTGATCAAACGCTTTCAATCTGATTCGAATACGTTGCTTTGCCATTGCAAAGAACTCCACTATATTAATTAAAAGAACATAAAAAACCGCTCCACCCTACTACTAACGAGGGGTGCGGTTACCAAACTTGTTTCAGACTCAAATCGAGCCTGTTGTTAGCAAAATCAATAACTTACTTTACACAAAAGTCTGAAATTGCTTCGCAAGAACAACCCTAATTGTGGCCGTTACGCCTACAAAGGGACGCGAATTATAGGGGATCCTATCCGTGTTTGCAAGCCTCTATGGCAATTAATTCCTTAATATTACGATAGCTTAGAAGAACCTTCATCCATTGCTACGCTGCTAAGTGCTGCCACTCGTCATGCTTAGATATATAGTGTTTAACATAAGAACATACTGGAACAATCTTGTACCCTTCCTGTTCAATTGCTTTTAATACAGCTTCCATCATCACTGAACCATACCCTTTACCACGTAATTCCTCGGGCACTTCGGAATGCACCAATTTCAAAATATCACCCTGCATTTCATAACTAACAACTGCTTTATGGTCGTCTTCTAGAGGTACAATAAAACGTTTATCCATAGGCTGATGAACGGCTTTGTATTTCATATACTCCCCTTTTTTACTTTTAACCCACTGATTTACTTTAACTTATCTGAGTGCTTTTGTCTTAGTTTCTGCAGTTTAGGCTCTATAACTGCCATACAGTAAGGCTGCATACCGTTATGCTCATAGTAATCCTGATGGTAATCCTCGGCGGGATAAAAATGTTCTACGGGCACTAACTCTGTTGCTAATCGCTTTTCATAAAGCTTACCAACGTCATTTATCACTGCTTCTGCTACTTTTCTTTGCTCTTCATCAGAGTACATTATTATTGAGCGATATTGGGTTCCTATATCAGCACCCTGCCCATCGACCTGTGTCGGATCATGGGTAGTGAAGAACACCTCTAGAAGGTCCTTATATGTCACAAGATTATCGTCAAATGTTACTTTTACCACCTCCGCGTGACCTGACTCTCCACTGCATACTTCACGATAGGTTGGGTTGGTACTATCACCTCCGGCATACCCAGAGACGACAGAATGAACTCCTTTTAAGCGCTGCATAACAGCTTCAATACACCAGAAGCAACCTCCACCTAAAATTGCCTGCCTCATTATATAAGCACCTTTGTATTGTAGTTAGGGTATTTCAAATCATAAGCCTTATGGCGTTAGCAATGAGTGAACATAATCACCCATGCTATTCCAACAACCCGACATAAACAATGGGCTATTTTTATAGCAGATAATAAAAAAGGGCACCGAAGTGCCCTTTTCTAAGCTAGATAGCTTATGTCGTACTAAAGTCCGAGATTACTCGTGGATTTTAGATACAACACCCGCACCTACTGTACGGCCACCTTCACGAATCGCGAAGCGTAAACCTTCGTCCATCGCAATCGGTGCAATTAGCTCAACATCCATCTTGATGTTGTCGCCTGGCATTACCATCTCTACGCCTTCAGGTAGCTCTACTGCACCCGTTACGTCTGTCGTACGGAAGTAGAACTGTGGACGGTAGCCTTTGAAGAATGGTGTATGACGACCACCTTCATCTTTAGATAGTACGTATACTTCTGCTTCGAAACGTGTGTGCGGAGTAATTGTACCTACGTGTGCCAATACCTGACCACGCTCTACTTCGTCACGCTTCGTACCACGTAGTAGTACACCTACGTTGTCACCAGCTTCACCCTGGTCTAGAAGCTTACGGAACATCTCTACGCCAGTTACTGTTGTCTTCGTAGTATCTTTGATACCTACGATTTCAATCTCTTCACCAACCTTAACAACACCACTCTCTACACGGCCTGTTACTACTGTACCACGACCTGAAATTGAGAATACGTCTTCGATTGGTAACAAGAATGGCTTGTCAATCGCACGCTCTGGCTCTGGAATGTAAGTATCTAGAGCTTCACCTAAAGCGATGATTGCTTCTTTACCCAACTTACCTTCATCACCTTCCAATGCTTTCAATGCTGAACCTTGGATGATTGGCGTGTCGTCGCCTGGGAACTCGTATTGATCTAGAAGTTCACGAACTTCCATCTCTACTAGCTCTAGCAACTCTTCGTCGTCTACCATGTCGCATTTGTTCAAGAATACAACAATCTTCGGTACACCTACCTGACGTGACAACAAGATGTGCTCACGCGTCTGTGGCATCGGGCCGTCTGCCGCTGATACTACTAGAATCGCACCATCCATCTGTGCAGCACCTGTGATCATGTTTTTAACATAGTCAGCGTGGCCTGGGCAGTCTACGTGTGCGTAGTGACGGCTTGGTGTTTCATATTCAACGTGCGAAGTCGCAATCGTGATACCACGCTCACGCTCTTCTGGAGCGTTATCGATATCTGCGAATGCCTGAGCTGCACCACCGTATTCTTTTGCTAATACAGTACAGATCGCTGCCGTTAAAGTCGTTTTACCGTGGTCAACGTGGCCAATTGTGCCCACGTTTACGTGCGGCTTGGTACGTTCAAATTTTTCTTTAGACATTGTTTAATTCCTCTAATCTATCTGGAACTTCAAATTTAAAATTAAGAATTCTTACTGATAACTTCTTCAGCAATGTTGTTTGGAGCTTCAGCGTAATGTGCGAACTCCATCGTAAAGCTTGCACGGCCTTGTGACAAACTACGAACGTCTGTCGCGTAACCAAACATTTCTGAAAGAGGTACTTCAGCATCAATAACTTTACCTGATGGGCTGTCATCCATACCTTTTACAAGGCCACGACGACGGTTAAGGTCACCCATAACGTCACCCATGTACTCTTCAGGAGTTACCACTTCAACTTTCATCATTGGCTCTAGCAATGCTGGATTCGCTGATGAAGCTGCATTTTTAACCGCTAAACTACCTGCGATTTTAAATGCCATCTCATTCGAGTCAACATCGTGGTAAGAACCATCATAAAGCGTCGCTTTAACGTCTAGCACTGGATAACCAGCGATAATACCGTTTTCAAGCTGCTCTTCGATACCTTTCTGTACAGCACCAATGTATTCTTTTGGTACTACACCACCAACGATTTCGTTTACGAACTCAAAGCCCGAGCCTGGCTCTTGTGGCTCAAGTTTAACCCAAACGTGACCATACTGACCGCGACCACCTGATTGACGTACGAATTTACCTTCGACTTCAACCGTGTTACGGATAGATTCACGGTAAGCTACCTGAGGTGCACCGATGTTAGCTTCAACTTTAAATTCACGCTTCATACGGTCAACAAGAATATCCAGGTGAAGCTCGCCCATACCAGAAATAATAGTCTGGCCTGATTCTTCGTCTGTGCGAACCTGGAACGATGGATCTTCCTGTGCCAATTTACCTAAAGCAATACCCATTTTTTCTTGGTCAGCTTTAGTTTTTGGCTCAACAGCAACCGAGATTACAGGATCTGGGAACTCCATACGCTCAAGGATAATTTTGTGTTCCAAGTCACATAAAGTATCACCAGTTGTTACGTCTTTAAGACCAACACCTGCAGCGATATCGCCTGCGCGAACTTCTTTAATCTCTTCACGGCTGTTTGAGTGCATCTGTACAATACGACCGATACGCTCTTTCTTCTCTTTAACCGAGTTATAAACATGGTCACCAGAGTTGATAACACCAGAATAAACACGGAAGAAAGTTAGAGTACCCACGAATGGGTCAGTTGCGATTTTGAATGCCAACGCTGCGAAAGGAGCATTGTCATCTGCTTCACGCAATTCAGTTTCTTCGTTTTCGATGTCCACTGTACCACGAATCGCTTTAACTTCTACTGGAGAAGGCATGTACTCAATAACTGCGTCCAATACCGCTTGAACACCCTTATTTTTAAATGCAGAACCACCGAATACTGGGATGATTTCGTTAGCTAGAGTACGCTCACGGATACCTTTCTTGATTTCTTCTTCAGAAAGTTCACCATTTTCAAGGTACTTTTCCATCATCTCTTCAGAAGATTCAGCTGCAGCTTCTACCATAAACTCACGCATTTCTTCGCACTGAGCTTGAAGGTCAGCAGGGATGTCTTCATAAGAGAAGGTCATACCCATATCTTCTTCATTCCAGATAACAGCTTTCATCTTAACCAGATCAACAACACCTTTGAACTCGTCTTCTGAGCCAATAGTCAATTGCATCGGAACTGGGTTAGCATTCAGCTTTGATTTCAACTGGTCAATAACCATTCCGTAATCAGCACCAGCACGGTCCATTTTGTTAACAAAGACCATACGTGGAACTTCATACTTGTTAGCCTGACGCCATACAGTTTCAGTCTGAGGCTGTACACCAGATGAACCACACAGTACAACTACCGCACCATCTAGTACACGTAATGAACGCTCTACCTCAATGGTAAAGTCAACGTGTCCAGGGGTGTCGATGATGTTAATACGGTGCTCGTCAAACTGCTGTTCCATACCACTCCAGAAAGTAGTAGTCGCAGCTGAGGTAATAGTAATACCACGTTCCTGCTCCTGCTCCATCCAGTCCATGGTCGCGGCGCCATCATGTACTTCACCGATCTTATGAGAAAGACCAGTGTAGAAAAGAATACGCTCTGTAGTCGTTGTTTTACCAGCGTCCACGTGCGCAACGATACCAAGGTTACGGTATCGTTTAATTGGGGTTTTACGTGCCACAATAAACTCCTTGGATTACCAACGGAAATGCGAGAAAGCTTTGTTAGCTTCAGCCATACGGTGAACGTCTTCACGTTTCTTCACAGCTGAGCCACGGCTTTCGATAGCATCAAGAATTTCA
This window harbors:
- the rpmD gene encoding 50S ribosomal protein L30, with translation MAKKMMKVTQTRSSISRLEAHKACLRGLGLRRIGHTVEVEDTPSTRGMVNKVYYMVSVEE
- the rpsE gene encoding 30S ribosomal protein S5 — protein: MAKDMNNQEGLVEKLVNVNRVAKVVKGGRIFGFTALTVVGDGKGKVGFGRGKSKEVPVAIQKAMEQARRNMIQVELKDGHTLQHPINARHGASKVYMQPASEGTGIIAGGAMRAVFEVLGIQNVLAKSVGSTNPINIVRATINGLTQMTSPESMAAKRGKSVEEILD
- the rplR gene encoding 50S ribosomal protein L18, with protein sequence MKKKIQRLRRASKSRAKMHELGVTRLVVNRTPRHIYAQVISGENGNIIASASTVEKAVRGDVKYTGNLDAAKQVGTLVAERAIEAGVKQVAFDRSGFKYHGRVAALADAAREKGLQF
- the rplF gene encoding 50S ribosomal protein L6; the encoded protein is MSRVAKATVSIPSGVEINIKDGVISVKGSKGQLEEQLHNDVEVKVEDGEVNFAPKDDAKNWAMAGTYRALVNNMVTGVTEGFEKKLKLIGVGYRAQVQGKKLNLTLGFSHPIEFEIPEGVTIEAPSQTDLIVKGPSKQIVGQVAANIRGYRPPEPYKGKGVRYEDEYIVRKEAKKK
- the rpsH gene encoding 30S ribosomal protein S8, giving the protein MSMQDPIADMLTRIRNGQTAAKKTVEIPASKIKKAIAEVLVNEGFINGYSVEEGAIPTMTVELRYYQGRPVIDELKRVSRPGLRIYKKVDELPKVIGGLGIAVVSTSQGVMTDRAARKAGHGGEIICTVA
- the rpsN gene encoding 30S ribosomal protein S14 codes for the protein MAKKSMIERELKRAKTVEKYAAKRAELKAIIKNPNSSEEDVWEAQVKLQKLPRNANPVRQRNRCRVTGRPHGYLRKFGMCRNKLRQHAMKGDVPGLVKASW
- the rplE gene encoding 50S ribosomal protein L5, whose translation is MAKLHNFYKDTVVQQLQEKFEYKSVMQVPRITKITLNMGLGEALADKKILEHAVSDMTAISGQKPIITKARKSVAGFKIRDGYPIGCKVTLRGERMWEFLERFISIAVPRIRDFRGLNPKSFDGRGNYSVGIKEQIIFPEIDYDKVDKVRGMDITITTTANSNEEGRALLDAFNFPLKS
- the rplX gene encoding 50S ribosomal protein L24, yielding MQKIKSGDEVIVIAGKDKGKRGNVDRVLADGRVIVSGVNIIKKHTKPSQNPDGSINEGGIVEKEAAFEASNVAIYNPSTGKADRVGFKVEDGKKTRFFKKTGEAI
- the rplN gene encoding 50S ribosomal protein L14 produces the protein MIQMQSVLDVADNSGARRVMCIKVLGGSHRRYANIGDIIKVSVKEAIPRGKVKKGDVLNAVVVRTRKGVRRPDGSLIKFDGNAAVILNNNLQPIGTRIFGPVTRELRGDKFMKIVSLAPEVL
- the rpsQ gene encoding 30S ribosomal protein S17 — encoded protein: MSTETIQRTLQGKVVSDKMDKSITVLVERYVKHPLYGKFIKRSTKVHAHDEANECKLGDVVRIAECRPLSKTKSFKLVEIVESAS
- the rpmC gene encoding 50S ribosomal protein L29, whose product is MKATELKDKSVEELNVTLNELLQDQFKLRMEKATGQVTETHKLREVRRDIARVKTIINQKAGS
- the rplP gene encoding 50S ribosomal protein L16 produces the protein MLLPKRTKYRKQHKLRNRGSKAHNVSFGEYGLKAVGRGRMTARQIEAARRAMTRHMKRAGKVYIRVFPDKPITKKPLEVRMGKGKGSVEYWVAQIQPGRMLYEVEGVSEELAREAFTLAAAKLPFKTTFVKRTVI
- the rpsC gene encoding 30S ribosomal protein S3, which gives rise to MGQKVHPTGIRLGIVKKHTATWYAERGDFADNLESDINIRNWLLKELKHASVSRVEIERPAKAIRVTIHTARPGIVIGKKGEDIEKLRGKIANMAGVTAQVSVEQVRKPELDGQLVADNVAQQLERRVMFRRAMKRAVQNAMRLGAEGIKIEVSGRLGGAEIARTEWYREGRVPLHTLRANIDYATSEANTTYGIIGIKVWIFKGEVLPGQEIEEPKEEKKPRRRKPAPKAKK
- the rplV gene encoding 50S ribosomal protein L22, with translation MEVAAKLRNATISAQKMRLVADQIRGLPVEKALNTLEFSPKKAARIIKKVLESAIANAEHNEGADIDELKVSTIFVDEAATAKRMRPRAKGRGDRILKRNSHVTVKVSDN